From the Clostridium sp. Marseille-P299 genome, one window contains:
- a CDS encoding ATP-binding cassette domain-containing protein, with product MSNAIEVKNVSLQIKKDLILKNIMVAFEQGKIHGLIGRNGSGKTMLMKCICGFVKVTSGEIIVEEKRVGKDVDFPSNLGLIIETPGFIPYYSGYKNLILLAGLNHIADKADVKKAMEAVGLDYRLKRVVKKYSLGMRQRLGLAQAIMENPSILILDEPFNGLDKDGVNDMRKYLLDLKNQGKTILIASHSAEDIRILCDTVYEMDKGELTEYK from the coding sequence ATGAGTAATGCAATTGAGGTTAAAAATGTATCGCTACAGATAAAAAAAGATTTGATTTTAAAAAATATTATGGTTGCATTTGAACAGGGGAAAATACATGGTCTTATTGGACGAAATGGTTCAGGGAAAACTATGCTAATGAAATGTATCTGCGGATTTGTGAAAGTAACAAGCGGTGAAATAATCGTTGAAGAAAAACGTGTAGGAAAGGATGTTGATTTTCCCTCTAATTTAGGATTGATCATTGAGACACCTGGCTTTATTCCCTATTATAGCGGTTATAAAAATCTAATACTTCTTGCCGGTTTGAATCATATTGCGGATAAGGCAGATGTTAAAAAAGCAATGGAGGCAGTTGGTCTTGATTATAGGTTAAAACGTGTCGTTAAAAAGTATAGTTTAGGAATGCGTCAAAGACTTGGTTTAGCGCAAGCTATCATGGAAAATCCTTCTATACTAATTTTAGATGAACCATTTAATGGATTAGATAAGGATGGAGTTAATGATATGAGAAAATATTTATTAGATTTAAAAAATCAAGGCAAAACAATTTTAATTGCATCGCATTCGGCTGAGGATATTCGCATTCTGTGTGATACAGTTTATGAGATGGATAAGGGAGAATTAACAGAATACAAATAG
- a CDS encoding accessory gene regulator ArgB-like protein, giving the protein MKIDLSGKIAESLTNSGIITTEDKELYEYGLHHGLLMIINLLTTVVIGLLFKMVWQSFVFMLAYIPLRTYAGGYHAKTQFRCYLLSIVIMLAALFGIKQIPWTSSIGIGLTLCAVGIILYLSPVEDKNKPLNQVEVKVYGNRARLILFIEIVVMLVMIVLKQQQVAYCIAAEFVALSIMLILGFMKNRKIEKRIHFIR; this is encoded by the coding sequence ATGAAAATTGATTTATCTGGTAAGATTGCAGAATCGCTTACCAATAGTGGAATCATCACTACGGAAGATAAAGAGTTATATGAGTACGGTCTACATCATGGACTTCTCATGATAATTAATCTTTTAACTACCGTAGTGATTGGTCTACTTTTCAAAATGGTATGGCAAAGTTTTGTGTTTATGCTTGCATATATTCCTTTGAGAACTTATGCAGGAGGATATCATGCGAAAACACAATTTCGTTGTTATCTTCTTTCTATTGTAATCATGTTAGCAGCACTTTTTGGTATCAAGCAAATACCTTGGACTAGCAGTATTGGTATAGGACTTACCTTATGTGCAGTTGGTATAATCCTTTATCTTTCACCAGTGGAAGATAAGAATAAACCACTGAATCAAGTGGAAGTTAAGGTATATGGTAATCGAGCAAGGTTAATCTTATTTATTGAAATTGTTGTTATGCTGGTCATGATAGTCTTAAAACAGCAACAAGTTGCTTATTGCATTGCAGCTGAATTTGTTGCACTTAGTATAATGTTAATTTTGGGATTTATGAAGAACAGAAAGATAGAAAAGAGAATACACTTTATTAGATAG
- a CDS encoding DUF1538 domain-containing protein — MNNWKGSDVLLNALFEKMKEALFSVLPITLIVVLLSFTFVPLDTVTLGRFLLGGLFIVLGLSILLVGVDIGITPIGSLMGSAMVKSKKIWIIAIAGLLLGFFVSVAEPDLHILAGQVEFVTSGIIAKSIILIVVSLGIAIMLALGLIRIVYNIPLYKILLAIYAVILILSFFVSPEFLAISFDASGATTGALTVPFILALAMGVSTLKKDSKASEKDSFGLVAIASSGAILSVMIMSIWSKTGEITASLESEVTADTSFFHPFLDVAPGLAKEVFIALIPIVLIFFVFQKISFKLSRRALHKIVKGIIYTFLGLVIFLIGVNAGFMDVGTIVGYQLALYDNKLIIIGVAFLLGLVTILAEPAVYVLTRQIEDVTSGYVKRKVVLFSLCIGVGVAVALSIIRILIPGIQLWHYLLPGYIIACLMTLVTPKLFVGIAFDSGGVASGPMTATFILAFAQGAADSIVSADVLIDGFGIIAMVALTPLIALQILGLIFKYNSKKKGIVADE; from the coding sequence ATGAATAATTGGAAAGGAAGTGACGTATTATTGAATGCATTATTTGAGAAAATGAAAGAGGCTTTATTTTCAGTATTACCAATTACATTAATTGTAGTACTATTAAGTTTCACATTTGTGCCTCTAGATACTGTGACATTAGGTAGGTTTTTATTAGGAGGCTTGTTTATTGTCCTCGGATTATCGATATTATTAGTTGGTGTAGACATTGGTATCACACCAATTGGTTCCTTAATGGGTTCTGCAATGGTTAAAAGTAAGAAAATATGGATTATTGCAATTGCAGGCTTATTACTTGGTTTTTTTGTTTCTGTAGCAGAGCCTGATTTACATATACTTGCAGGTCAAGTTGAGTTTGTTACCTCAGGTATAATTGCTAAATCAATCATTCTTATAGTTGTATCCCTTGGTATTGCAATTATGTTAGCACTTGGGCTTATTCGTATTGTATACAACATACCTTTATATAAGATTCTGCTTGCAATTTATGCAGTGATTCTTATATTATCCTTTTTTGTATCCCCAGAATTTTTAGCAATTTCTTTTGATGCTTCTGGTGCAACAACTGGAGCATTAACAGTACCGTTTATTCTTGCTCTTGCAATGGGTGTTTCCACATTGAAGAAAGATAGTAAGGCATCAGAAAAGGATAGTTTCGGTTTAGTAGCAATTGCATCCTCTGGTGCGATTTTATCGGTTATGATCATGAGTATTTGGTCTAAAACAGGTGAAATAACAGCAAGTTTAGAAAGTGAAGTGACAGCTGATACATCATTTTTTCATCCATTCCTTGATGTAGCGCCTGGGCTTGCGAAAGAAGTTTTTATTGCTTTAATACCAATTGTACTCATTTTCTTTGTTTTTCAAAAAATTTCATTTAAATTATCAAGAAGAGCACTCCATAAAATTGTAAAAGGTATTATATATACATTTTTAGGATTAGTTATATTTTTAATTGGTGTTAACGCAGGATTTATGGATGTTGGAACAATTGTTGGATATCAATTAGCGTTATATGATAATAAGTTAATTATAATAGGAGTTGCATTTTTATTAGGTTTAGTTACAATATTAGCAGAACCTGCTGTATATGTGTTAACAAGACAGATTGAAGATGTTACGAGTGGATATGTAAAAAGAAAAGTTGTATTATTTTCATTATGTATCGGTGTAGGTGTTGCAGTTGCACTTTCTATTATACGTATTTTAATACCAGGAATTCAATTATGGCATTATTTATTACCTGGATATATTATTGCATGTCTTATGACACTAGTTACACCAAAGTTGTTTGTTGGTATTGCCTTTGACTCCGGAGGAGTAGCTTCTGGACCTATGACAGCGACCTTTATTTTAGCTTTTGCACAAGGTGCAGCGGATTCTATTGTAAGTGCGGATGTTTTAATTGATGGATTTGGAATTATAGCAATGGTTGCATTGACTCCATTAATCGCTCTACAAATTTTAGGCTTAATTTTTAAGTATAATTCAAAGAAGAAAGGAATTGTTGCAGATGAATGA
- a CDS encoding sensor histidine kinase encodes MIHVNDLLYLISNLFRMYVLYRLVGVFFDRTNTNKKLEFFSFTIFFILNSTLSIYFSNPFINLVTNIVLFFLLTIIYEAKLSTRIISTVLFYSIGMLLDSISYNIFIHIIPEKNIRAFTNILSNVLFFILVLILERISSNNRDSKMNRLHWLAIFMIPVSSIMIVITAFVSKYNSLATTINVSLLLGINFLVFYLYDAMIQYYDDKYEKVLLKQQNEAYANQFNLIKESSENIRMLRHDMKNHIYTMQYMLQNDKKQELLHYLNHTYDYIDVSTEYINSGNVEVDSILNYKIYEAKKLGTTVEATVNISNNIKISSFDLNIILGNLLDNSIEALYKSNEKNLQIEMVLDRSVLYISIVNSFDGIIEKNNKKLLTTKKDFYDHGIGLTSVENVINKYNGKLDVDYNDKLFSVNILLYNPLL; translated from the coding sequence ATGATACACGTAAATGATTTATTATATTTAATTTCAAACTTATTTCGTATGTATGTTCTGTACAGATTAGTGGGTGTTTTTTTTGACCGAACGAATACAAATAAAAAATTAGAGTTTTTTTCCTTTACAATTTTTTTTATTTTAAATAGTACATTATCTATTTATTTTTCAAATCCATTCATAAATTTAGTTACGAATATTGTTTTATTCTTTTTATTAACTATTATTTATGAGGCGAAACTTTCAACTCGAATTATATCAACAGTGTTGTTCTACTCTATAGGTATGCTACTTGATAGTATTTCATATAACATTTTTATTCATATTATACCTGAAAAAAATATAAGAGCTTTTACTAATATATTAAGCAATGTTTTATTTTTTATATTAGTGCTTATACTTGAAAGAATTTCTAGTAATAATAGAGATTCAAAGATGAATCGATTGCATTGGTTAGCGATATTTATGATACCCGTAAGTAGTATTATGATTGTTATAACAGCTTTTGTATCAAAATATAATTCATTGGCTACTACCATTAATGTTAGTTTGTTGCTTGGTATTAATTTCTTAGTATTTTATTTATACGATGCAATGATACAGTATTATGATGATAAATATGAAAAAGTTTTATTAAAACAGCAAAATGAGGCCTATGCAAATCAATTTAATTTAATTAAAGAATCAAGTGAAAATATAAGAATGCTACGACATGACATGAAAAATCACATATATACAATGCAATATATGCTTCAAAATGATAAAAAGCAAGAATTACTTCATTATTTAAATCACACTTATGATTATATTGATGTTTCCACGGAGTATATAAACTCAGGAAATGTCGAAGTTGATAGTATTCTAAATTATAAAATTTATGAGGCTAAGAAATTAGGTACTACTGTTGAGGCAACAGTTAATATTTCAAATAATATTAAGATATCCTCCTTTGACTTAAATATAATTCTTGGTAATTTGTTGGATAATTCCATAGAGGCATTATACAAAAGTAATGAGAAAAATCTACAAATTGAAATGGTTCTTGACCGTTCAGTTTTATATATTTCTATTGTTAATTCATTTGATGGAATTATAGAAAAAAATAATAAAAAGTTATTAACAACAAAAAAAGATTTTTATGATCATGGTATAGGACTAACAAGTGTTGAAAATGTCATTAATAAATACAATGGTAAATTAGATGTTGATTATAATGATAAATTATTCTCTGTAAATATTTTACTATACAATCCGTTACTATAA
- a CDS encoding cyclic lactone autoinducer peptide, whose translation MKTRGKNLIFKFGGVVASFALMLTTLNVSTTCWWLGHQPKLPQGADKLRKF comes from the coding sequence TTGAAGACTAGAGGGAAGAATTTAATTTTTAAATTTGGTGGTGTTGTAGCAAGTTTTGCTTTAATGTTAACAACATTAAATGTTAGTACTACTTGCTGGTGGTTAGGACATCAACCAAAATTACCACAAGGTGCGGACAAGCTTCGTAAGTTCTAA
- a CDS encoding P-II family nitrogen regulator, producing the protein MNDTIENINYDLLCIIVNYGAAGRVMKIAKHNGITGGTILLGKGTIKNRLLEFLEINDVRKEIVLIIGERSIIRNATEIISKELEFHKPRHGIAFIIPVANFLGARGCTYNKVLESEGVEKTMYNSIFTVVEKGKAEEVIEAAQKAGSKGGTIINARGSGIHETQKLFNMDIEPEKEIVLILSESSITDSIVNSIRECLKIEEPGKGILFVLNVAETFGLY; encoded by the coding sequence ATGAATGACACAATTGAAAATATAAATTATGACCTTCTCTGTATCATTGTAAATTATGGAGCCGCAGGGCGAGTAATGAAAATCGCCAAACATAATGGAATTACAGGTGGAACCATTCTATTAGGAAAAGGAACTATTAAAAATAGACTATTAGAATTTTTAGAAATTAATGATGTCAGAAAAGAGATTGTCTTAATCATTGGTGAACGAAGCATTATTCGTAACGCTACTGAAATAATTAGTAAAGAACTTGAATTTCATAAACCAAGGCATGGGATTGCATTTATCATTCCGGTTGCAAATTTCTTGGGTGCTAGAGGCTGTACCTATAATAAGGTTTTAGAAAGTGAAGGTGTAGAAAAAACAATGTATAATTCAATTTTTACAGTGGTTGAAAAAGGGAAAGCTGAAGAAGTGATTGAAGCAGCTCAAAAAGCTGGTTCTAAAGGTGGAACAATTATTAATGCTAGAGGATCTGGAATACATGAAACTCAAAAACTATTTAACATGGATATAGAGCCAGAAAAAGAAATTGTATTAATTTTATCTGAAAGTAGTATAACAGACTCAATTGTTAATTCAATAAGAGAGTGTTTAAAGATTGAAGAACCAGGAAAAGGCATTCTATTTGTATTAAATGTTGCCGAGACCTTTGGATTATATTAA
- a CDS encoding DUF2975 domain-containing protein yields the protein MNQSNLSKWLKFITILVGIMGAIVFFIILPQIGNELAITNKEFAFCYWPWLVFIWVMAIPCYLVLVLFWKICREIENDNSFSKKNAILLGWISRLAIIDTIICFIGNIVFFFLGMSHPSVVIGFLFVIFAGIAIAVVSAALAHLVEKASRIQEENDLTI from the coding sequence ATGAATCAATCTAATTTATCAAAATGGTTAAAGTTTATAACAATTCTAGTTGGGATTATGGGGGCTATTGTATTTTTTATTATATTACCTCAAATAGGCAATGAACTTGCAATAACAAATAAAGAATTTGCATTTTGCTATTGGCCATGGCTAGTGTTTATTTGGGTGATGGCAATACCTTGTTATTTAGTTTTAGTACTTTTTTGGAAGATATGTAGAGAAATAGAAAATGATAATTCTTTTTCAAAAAAGAATGCTATATTACTTGGTTGGATTAGTCGTCTAGCTATTATAGATACAATAATTTGTTTTATTGGTAACATAGTATTCTTCTTTTTAGGTATGTCTCACCCATCCGTAGTAATAGGATTTTTATTTGTTATATTTGCTGGGATTGCCATTGCAGTGGTATCGGCTGCACTTGCTCATTTGGTTGAGAAAGCAAGCAGGATACAAGAAGAGAATGATTTAACAATTTAA
- a CDS encoding helix-turn-helix domain-containing protein, whose product MAIRINLDVMLAKRKMSVTELSERVGITMANISILKNGKAKAVRLETLDKICEILECQPGDILEYVSDKN is encoded by the coding sequence ATGGCAATAAGAATAAATTTAGATGTAATGTTAGCAAAAAGAAAAATGAGCGTAACTGAATTATCAGAAAGAGTAGGAATAACCATGGCAAATATCTCAATTTTAAAAAATGGGAAGGCCAAGGCCGTTCGCTTAGAGACATTGGATAAGATTTGCGAAATTTTAGAATGTCAACCGGGAGATATCTTAGAATATGTAAGTGATAAGAATTAA
- a CDS encoding LytR/AlgR family response regulator transcription factor → MFRVAICDDEQAICSQIENIILNFQKEVFDKIDVEVFYSGEELCRFILNEHKFDVIFLDIELKQMNGVDLGRRIREEMHDEVTQLIYISAKQSYAMDLFQTRPLNFLIKPICKEKISKTLKLAMQLSSRCNLFFEFHVGKIYYRVPYKEIIYFESDDKKIRIISIDKTYEFYGKLADIKKGVPNKDFLLIHKSYLINYMYVSESQYDSIKFTNGVHLPISQTYRKEVRDFLIKRRKGGE, encoded by the coding sequence ATGTTTAGAGTTGCAATTTGTGATGACGAACAAGCTATTTGTTCGCAAATCGAAAACATTATCTTAAATTTTCAAAAAGAAGTGTTTGATAAAATTGATGTTGAGGTGTTTTATTCAGGGGAGGAACTATGTAGGTTTATTTTAAACGAACACAAATTTGATGTAATATTCTTAGATATTGAATTAAAACAAATGAATGGAGTTGATTTAGGACGACGTATTCGAGAAGAGATGCACGATGAGGTAACACAGCTAATTTACATTTCAGCAAAGCAAAGTTACGCTATGGATTTGTTCCAAACTAGGCCGCTTAATTTTTTAATTAAACCGATCTGTAAAGAAAAGATAAGTAAAACATTAAAACTTGCAATGCAATTGTCGAGTCGATGCAATTTATTTTTTGAATTTCATGTAGGTAAAATTTATTATAGAGTACCTTACAAAGAAATCATTTATTTTGAAAGTGATGATAAAAAGATACGTATTATATCGATTGATAAAACATACGAATTTTATGGGAAATTAGCAGATATCAAAAAAGGAGTACCTAACAAAGATTTTTTACTAATACATAAATCCTATCTTATTAATTATATGTACGTTTCGGAATCGCAGTATGACAGCATTAAGTTTACGAATGGTGTACATCTTCCAATCAGTCAAACTTATAGAAAAGAAGTAAGAGATTTTCTAATTAAACGTAGAAAAGGTGGGGAGTAA